One stretch of Leadbetterella byssophila DSM 17132 DNA includes these proteins:
- a CDS encoding HesB/IscA family protein → MVTVSDIAKEKIFELREKEGKNDNHGIRVAVEGGGCSGLMYNLAFDAEQQPTDHIFEDKGIKIFVDKKSLLYLMGTELDFSDGLNGKGFHFKNPNATRTCGCGESFSV, encoded by the coding sequence ATGGTCACAGTATCAGATATAGCTAAGGAAAAGATCTTTGAACTGAGAGAAAAAGAGGGAAAAAATGACAACCATGGCATCCGTGTCGCCGTAGAAGGTGGAGGATGTTCCGGATTGATGTATAACTTGGCCTTTGATGCTGAACAACAGCCTACAGACCATATTTTTGAAGACAAAGGCATCAAGATCTTCGTAGATAAGAAGAGCCTTCTTTATTTAATGGGCACAGAACTAGACTTTAGTGATGGCCTAAATGGAAAAGGATTTCATTTTAAGAACCCCAACGCCACTCGAACTTGTGGCTGCGGAGAAAGCTTTTCAGTATAA
- a CDS encoding exo-beta-N-acetylmuramidase NamZ family protein — translation MRKRPFSILLLLPLLFGLISCAKAQTITTGAEQMDKYLSLLEGKRVGILANPTSIVGDRHLVDTLIQRGIQIKKAFGPEHGFRGNASAGIKVGDEIDEATGIKIISLYGKKRKPSEEDLKDLDIMIFDIQDVGCRFYTYINVLRDVMEACAEHKKPMLILDRPNPNGYIIDGPILDMRLKSGIGQFPIPMTHGMTIGEFAQMINGEGWLPGGMKTDITIIPVQNYHHDMHYELPVKPSPNLNTPQSILLYPTLCLFEGTIISQGRGTLTPFTILGAPLLKGKYDFQFTPKSIKGMAETPLHQDQACYGLDLREFDTAHFRKTGRIQIEWMIELYKAYPAKDKFFDRSQSKQMGNIDYLAGVYEFRKQIESGATAEEIRASWEPGLSQYKEMRKKYLLYP, via the coding sequence ATGCGTAAGCGCCCATTTTCAATTTTATTACTACTGCCCTTATTATTTGGGCTAATCAGCTGTGCAAAAGCACAGACCATCACTACAGGAGCAGAACAAATGGACAAATACCTCTCTCTACTTGAAGGTAAACGAGTAGGTATTTTAGCAAACCCGACCTCCATCGTAGGGGACAGGCATTTAGTAGACACCCTTATTCAGAGAGGCATACAGATTAAAAAAGCATTTGGGCCGGAACACGGGTTCAGAGGTAATGCTAGTGCGGGAATCAAAGTGGGCGACGAAATCGATGAAGCAACCGGAATTAAGATCATTTCTCTATACGGCAAAAAAAGAAAACCTTCAGAAGAAGACTTGAAGGATTTGGATATTATGATCTTTGATATTCAGGACGTGGGATGTAGATTTTACACCTACATTAATGTATTAAGAGATGTAATGGAAGCTTGTGCGGAGCACAAAAAACCTATGCTCATCTTAGACCGACCAAATCCTAATGGATATATCATAGATGGTCCTATCTTAGATATGAGATTAAAGTCAGGTATAGGACAATTCCCTATCCCTATGACTCATGGAATGACTATAGGAGAATTTGCTCAAATGATCAACGGTGAAGGATGGCTACCGGGAGGAATGAAAACGGACATTACCATAATTCCTGTACAAAACTACCATCATGACATGCATTATGAGCTTCCCGTTAAGCCTTCTCCTAACTTAAATACTCCTCAAAGTATCTTATTATATCCAACATTATGTCTTTTCGAAGGCACCATTATTAGCCAAGGCAGAGGGACCTTAACTCCATTCACCATCTTAGGAGCGCCTTTGTTAAAAGGAAAGTACGACTTCCAATTCACCCCTAAAAGCATCAAAGGAATGGCGGAAACTCCTCTTCATCAGGATCAAGCTTGTTACGGATTAGATCTTAGAGAGTTTGATACAGCCCATTTCCGTAAAACGGGAAGAATTCAGATTGAATGGATGATAGAACTTTATAAGGCATATCCGGCAAAAGATAAGTTCTTTGACAGGTCCCAAAGCAAGCAAATGGGAAATATTGATTACCTAGCAGGTGTTTACGAATTCAGAAAACAAATTGAATCCGGAGCTACGGCGGAAGAAATTAGAGCTTCTTGGGAGCCTGGCCTATCTCAGTATAAGGAAATGAGAAAGAAGTATCTGCTTTATCCTTAA
- a CDS encoding sterol desaturase family protein codes for MENIRDYFAAIPSLHRSIILVGGIGFFWMLEYIIPLFQHRYHKVKHAGFNLFFTLTTIIVNFSLAFVLLKASDWAVQNQFGIINWLPEMPLWVYGLVGLLLLDLIGAYFVHWLEHQVKWMWMFHLIHHSDLHVDTTTANRHHPGESVFRLVFTVVAVVLTGAPMWLVFLYQSLSVVLSQFNHANIRLPEKLDKVLSYIIVTPDMHHTHHHYVLPYTDSNYGNIFSIWDRLFGTFSYLKREELVYGVDTCMDPEENQHIGAMLKIPFGFYRRSS; via the coding sequence ATAGAGAACATTAGAGACTACTTTGCAGCCATACCCAGCCTACATAGATCCATTATTTTGGTAGGAGGCATAGGTTTTTTTTGGATGTTGGAATATATCATTCCTCTATTCCAACATAGATATCACAAGGTTAAACATGCCGGGTTCAATCTGTTTTTTACTTTGACTACGATAATAGTCAACTTTTCTCTGGCCTTCGTCTTACTGAAGGCGAGCGACTGGGCAGTTCAAAATCAATTTGGAATCATCAATTGGTTGCCTGAAATGCCATTGTGGGTATATGGATTAGTAGGATTGTTACTGCTGGATTTAATTGGAGCCTATTTCGTACATTGGTTAGAACATCAAGTAAAATGGATGTGGATGTTTCATTTGATTCATCATAGTGATTTGCATGTGGATACTACCACTGCTAACAGGCATCATCCGGGGGAGAGTGTTTTTCGACTAGTATTTACCGTTGTGGCAGTAGTGCTCACAGGTGCACCTATGTGGCTAGTGTTCCTTTACCAGTCTCTTTCCGTAGTTCTTTCTCAGTTTAATCATGCTAATATCCGTCTCCCTGAAAAGCTGGACAAGGTTTTAAGTTACATCATCGTAACTCCAGACATGCACCATACCCATCACCACTATGTGTTGCCCTACACTGATTCCAATTACGGGAATATATTTTCCATATGGGACAGGTTATTTGGGACCTTTTCTTATTTGAAAAGAGAAGAATTGGTGTATGGTGTGGACACGTGTATGGATCCTGAGGAGAATCAGCATATTGGTGCTATGTTAAAGATACCTTTTGGCTTCTACAGGAGGTCATCCTAA
- a CDS encoding outer membrane beta-barrel family protein, giving the protein MKTILLTLLVCLSAVAQNVRTVSGKIYDEKGETLPFVNVLLFKSNGTSFYKAVTSDEDGGFVFDQVDNDSYYVKVTSVGFMEWQSEVFEIKNQSFELGKIVLAENAKMLEAVQVRGKKPFVEQHIDKMVLNVENSIVSSGSTALEILEKAPGVTVDRQNDQIKIKNKTGVVVMIDGKITYMSEEALAQYLNNLTSDQIESIEIITQPSSKYEAAGNSGVINIKLKKNKNFGTNGSVSASAASGWLPDSDPDLFRGNLNLNLNHRNKKWNLFGNGNIGRSRFYSDNDIKRTTTYAGVTTEFDQHAERVGGGKFYSIRGGADYLLSDRTTLGVQGDFNGWDGFMVGDGLTKMREIRGGEAFNSYLLPTSERDMFNANFSGNFNLRHKMRKAGGEISFDLDYSGFRADSKQELKNEYYSVYSKADSVTRQYMVQPTDIDLYSAKLDFVYPANENLKYEWGLKSSFVDTDNNFKYQNWVLGNWETDLNRTNHFVYKEYINAGYVNASYKWKNWYFQGGLRLEHTISDGESFTTKERNKRDYLNLFPTLFVQQKLNDNNSLKYSYSRRIDRPNYQQLNPFMFILDPYTYIVGNPFLKPQFTDSYEFTYTFKDQYSAGLSFSDTKGLIFQVLEQDDATKTTYQTNSNLKGTQNYSVNFSAPYAITKWWNSQNSLNVFYQHYKDADVAGASLNKGKVAYNFNTNHSFLLPKNWSAELSMWFNSPALYGIIEVDKPQYAVNGGIQKSFPQKNSKLKLSFSDLFLTSFFGGKINYANMNVDLGNRWTSRRISLTYTWNFGNQNVKVSRRSTGNDDLKRRAASDAQ; this is encoded by the coding sequence ATGAAAACTATTCTTTTAACACTCTTAGTGTGCCTAAGTGCTGTGGCACAAAATGTACGTACAGTATCCGGTAAAATTTACGATGAAAAGGGGGAAACTCTCCCGTTCGTTAATGTTTTGCTATTTAAATCAAATGGTACATCATTCTACAAGGCCGTAACTTCTGATGAAGACGGAGGTTTTGTGTTTGATCAGGTAGATAATGACTCCTATTATGTAAAGGTCACTTCCGTGGGTTTCATGGAATGGCAAAGTGAGGTCTTTGAAATCAAAAATCAAAGTTTCGAGTTAGGTAAAATTGTGTTAGCTGAAAATGCCAAAATGTTAGAGGCAGTTCAGGTCAGAGGCAAAAAGCCTTTCGTTGAGCAACATATCGATAAGATGGTGCTGAATGTGGAAAATAGCATTGTCAGCAGCGGAAGTACTGCTCTTGAAATACTAGAAAAAGCTCCGGGTGTAACTGTGGATAGACAAAATGATCAAATCAAGATCAAAAATAAGACAGGTGTGGTAGTGATGATTGATGGTAAGATTACCTATATGTCAGAAGAGGCTCTTGCTCAATACTTGAATAATTTGACTTCTGACCAAATAGAGTCAATAGAAATAATAACTCAACCTTCTTCAAAATATGAGGCCGCTGGTAACTCGGGTGTTATTAATATCAAACTGAAAAAGAACAAGAATTTTGGAACCAATGGCTCTGTAAGTGCTAGTGCCGCATCCGGATGGTTGCCGGATTCAGACCCAGATCTGTTCAGGGGTAACCTAAATCTTAACCTAAACCATAGAAATAAGAAGTGGAATTTGTTTGGCAACGGGAATATTGGCAGATCCAGATTCTATAGTGACAATGACATCAAGAGAACTACCACCTATGCAGGGGTAACTACTGAATTTGATCAACATGCAGAGCGTGTTGGTGGAGGTAAATTCTACTCCATCAGAGGAGGGGCTGACTATCTATTAAGTGATAGGACTACACTAGGTGTCCAAGGTGATTTTAATGGATGGGACGGATTCATGGTAGGAGATGGTTTAACAAAGATGAGAGAGATACGTGGGGGAGAAGCGTTTAACAGCTACTTGTTGCCTACCTCTGAGCGTGATATGTTTAACGCCAACTTTTCCGGTAACTTTAACCTTCGCCATAAAATGAGAAAGGCGGGTGGAGAAATTAGTTTCGACTTAGATTATAGTGGATTTAGGGCTGATTCAAAACAAGAATTAAAGAATGAATATTATAGTGTTTATTCTAAGGCAGACTCTGTGACACGTCAATATATGGTTCAACCTACAGATATCGATTTGTATTCTGCCAAATTAGACTTCGTGTATCCTGCGAATGAAAATCTAAAATACGAATGGGGGCTTAAGTCGAGTTTTGTAGATACAGATAATAATTTCAAATATCAAAACTGGGTTTTGGGTAATTGGGAAACCGATTTAAATAGGACAAATCACTTTGTGTACAAAGAGTATATCAATGCGGGGTATGTAAATGCTTCATATAAATGGAAGAACTGGTATTTTCAAGGCGGTTTAAGGTTAGAACATACCATCTCAGACGGGGAATCTTTCACCACTAAAGAAAGAAATAAGAGAGATTATTTGAATCTTTTTCCTACTCTTTTTGTGCAGCAAAAATTAAATGACAATAATTCTTTGAAATATTCTTACAGTAGAAGAATTGATAGACCTAACTATCAGCAGTTGAATCCATTTATGTTCATCTTGGATCCGTACACATACATAGTTGGAAATCCTTTCTTAAAACCTCAGTTTACGGATTCCTATGAATTTACCTATACCTTTAAAGATCAGTATAGTGCAGGTCTGTCATTCTCTGATACTAAAGGTCTGATATTCCAAGTGTTGGAGCAAGATGATGCTACAAAAACTACATATCAAACGAATAGTAACTTAAAAGGAACTCAGAACTACTCAGTTAACTTCTCTGCTCCTTATGCTATTACCAAATGGTGGAATTCTCAAAACAGTTTGAATGTGTTCTATCAGCACTACAAGGATGCAGATGTGGCAGGTGCTTCTTTAAATAAGGGTAAGGTAGCTTATAACTTCAATACTAATCACAGTTTCTTGTTGCCTAAGAATTGGTCGGCCGAGTTAAGTATGTGGTTTAACTCCCCTGCTTTATACGGCATTATTGAGGTAGATAAGCCACAATATGCGGTTAATGGTGGAATTCAGAAATCATTCCCGCAAAAGAATTCTAAGTTGAAGTTAAGTTTCTCAGACTTGTTCCTGACATCGTTCTTTGGTGGAAAGATTAACTATGCCAATATGAATGTAGATTTAGGCAACCGTTGGACATCAAGAAGGATATCCTTGACTTATACTTGGAATTTTGGAAATCAGAATGTCAAGGTTTCCAGGAGATCAACAGGAAATGATGACCTGAAGCGTAGAGCAGCTTCAGACGCTCAATAA
- the hemA gene encoding glutamyl-tRNA reductase, producing MSERLQSLSLSYKKAPFEIREKLTLSEGEIKDLYIKFKDVLGIKESLIISTCNRTEVYFRSADDISADLIRLLASVKAIDSSELEGYFEVNTEERAALTYLFEVALGLHSQVVGDQQIINQVKQAYQWAADMDMTGTYLHRVMHTIFFANKRVVQETEFHDGAASTSYATIDLMQSILPAMAHPRILVLGLGEMGEDVAKTLFEKDIKNVTLCNRSKEKAEALAELYQYDYMSYFDLINRISEFDIIISSLRLMQPIITKSVLSKRQSITYCFDLSIPHSIHPEVAELPGVVFYGLDEIQQITDESIDKRLAAVPAVKGIIEELVEDIDTWSKELQLSPTIHKLKNALEQIRQEEMAKHLKGLTEEEAKKVEKITSGMMQKIIKMPVLQLKAACKRGEAEELIDFITDLFDLEKTSIKA from the coding sequence ATGTCAGAGAGATTACAGAGTTTGTCTTTGTCTTATAAAAAAGCTCCCTTTGAAATTAGGGAGAAACTGACCTTGTCAGAGGGTGAGATTAAGGATCTGTATATCAAATTCAAAGATGTTTTAGGTATCAAAGAATCTTTGATCATTTCTACTTGTAATAGAACGGAAGTATATTTCCGGTCGGCTGATGACATCAGTGCAGATTTGATTCGTCTTTTAGCTTCAGTTAAGGCGATTGATTCCTCAGAATTAGAAGGGTATTTTGAAGTTAATACAGAAGAGAGGGCTGCTTTGACCTATCTTTTTGAAGTTGCTTTAGGATTGCATTCTCAAGTAGTAGGAGACCAGCAAATCATTAATCAGGTTAAGCAAGCTTATCAATGGGCTGCTGATATGGATATGACGGGCACGTACCTGCATAGAGTTATGCACACTATCTTCTTTGCGAATAAGAGGGTGGTACAGGAAACGGAATTCCATGATGGTGCAGCTTCCACTTCTTATGCCACTATTGATTTGATGCAAAGTATTCTTCCTGCCATGGCTCATCCTAGAATTTTAGTTTTGGGATTGGGAGAAATGGGAGAAGATGTGGCTAAAACTTTGTTTGAGAAAGACATCAAGAATGTGACTTTATGTAATCGTAGTAAAGAAAAAGCGGAGGCTTTAGCTGAGCTTTATCAGTACGATTATATGTCCTATTTTGATTTGATCAATAGGATTTCGGAGTTTGATATTATCATCTCTTCTTTGCGTTTGATGCAGCCCATTATCACTAAGTCTGTATTGAGCAAGCGTCAGTCTATTACCTATTGTTTTGACCTTTCTATTCCTCATAGTATTCATCCGGAAGTAGCTGAATTGCCGGGTGTAGTTTTCTATGGATTGGATGAGATTCAACAAATCACAGATGAATCTATAGACAAGAGATTAGCAGCAGTTCCAGCGGTAAAAGGCATTATTGAGGAACTTGTAGAAGATATAGATACTTGGTCTAAAGAGCTTCAGTTATCTCCTACCATTCATAAACTTAAGAATGCTTTAGAGCAGATTCGTCAAGAGGAAATGGCTAAGCATTTGAAAGGTTTGACAGAAGAGGAGGCTAAAAAAGTGGAGAAAATCACTTCCGGAATGATGCAAAAGATCATTAAAATGCCTGTTCTTCAATTGAAAGCCGCTTGTAAAAGAGGTGAGGCCGAAGAACTCATTGACTTCATAACAGATCTATTTGATCTGGAAAAAACTTCCATTAAAGCTTAA
- the ccoS gene encoding cbb3-type cytochrome oxidase assembly protein CcoS produces MGVIVFLVILALLIAGGFLISFFWATKDGQFDDTHTPAIRILFEDEKKD; encoded by the coding sequence ATGGGAGTTATTGTATTCTTAGTGATATTGGCACTCTTGATTGCCGGTGGATTTTTGATCTCATTCTTTTGGGCTACAAAAGATGGACAATTTGATGACACGCATACACCTGCCATTCGGATTCTATTCGAAGACGAAAAAAAAGATTAA
- a CDS encoding heavy metal translocating P-type ATPase gives MKIKEIEQVKCYHCDSLCEQETLHYDDKVFCCVGCKTVYEILSDNGLCTYYDFNDGTNLKAKNFQGKYDFLSNETICSSLLDYNSQNLAKVTLFIPDVHCSSCVWLLENFQKIKEGILTSRLNFIQKRLFVSYDPQKVTLKEIVELLATLGYPPSISFGSVKANEPKQNHSILLKIGVTGFCFGNIMLLSFPEYFKLDLQNAVDAQYQKFFLYLNFLLALPVFFYGASDFLKGAWISIKENWKKTTNVLSVDIPIAMGITALFIRSTYETFIEQTSGYWDSLAGLVLFLLVGKWMQQVTYKYLSFEHDYKSYFPLAVKTKDGEFKNISELQQGEIVEIKHQELIPADSTVISGNALVDYSFVTGESAPIEVQEGESIYAGGRQLGTQIDIRIEKPVSKSYLTELWNNEAFKKEKSSRTSHFANIFAKYFTYIAIGIALITGIYWKINNPELMWRTVTAVLMVACPCALTLALPFAMNAAMSILGKNKFFVKNQGIIPLLAEIDTIAFDKTGTLTEGHTGQIAYHGQELNIEELKWVKSLTSQSLHPLSKLLTAHIPEATYSVSNFKEIRGHGIMGKVEGHALRLGSASFLQVKDREPGQVWIEVDGVIKGYYQIETKYRKNWDGVLNRLSQYYDLRLISGDGDRDKRVLAPYFSDMRFQLKPQDKLSYIQALDGRKVLMIGDGLNDAGALRQAHVGVALSEDINAFSPSCDIILDAEGFGKLGKFLSFSKASMLVVRAAFALSILYNFIGLGLATSGYLSPLYAAVFMPLSSMSVVLFAVGSTYLFAKIKKLI, from the coding sequence ATGAAAATTAAAGAAATAGAGCAGGTGAAATGCTATCATTGCGATAGCCTTTGCGAGCAAGAAACCTTGCATTATGACGATAAAGTGTTCTGTTGTGTAGGATGCAAAACCGTATATGAAATCCTTTCCGATAATGGGCTTTGCACCTACTATGACTTTAATGATGGTACGAATCTGAAAGCCAAAAACTTTCAGGGTAAATACGATTTTCTAAGCAACGAAACCATTTGCTCTTCCTTATTGGATTATAATAGCCAAAACTTAGCTAAAGTCACTCTATTCATACCGGATGTACACTGTAGCTCTTGCGTTTGGCTTTTGGAAAATTTCCAAAAGATCAAAGAGGGAATCCTTACTTCCCGACTAAATTTCATCCAAAAGAGGCTTTTTGTCAGTTATGATCCTCAGAAAGTCACACTCAAAGAAATAGTAGAACTACTTGCCACCTTAGGCTATCCCCCCAGCATCTCATTCGGAAGTGTAAAGGCAAACGAACCAAAACAAAATCATTCCATCCTCCTAAAAATAGGAGTTACCGGATTCTGCTTTGGAAACATTATGCTACTAAGCTTTCCTGAATACTTTAAACTGGATCTCCAAAATGCAGTAGATGCTCAATACCAGAAGTTCTTCTTGTACTTGAACTTCCTATTGGCACTTCCGGTATTCTTTTATGGTGCATCTGATTTCCTCAAAGGTGCCTGGATCTCTATAAAAGAGAATTGGAAGAAAACCACTAACGTATTAAGTGTAGACATACCCATCGCCATGGGAATCACGGCACTCTTTATTCGTAGTACCTATGAAACATTCATAGAACAAACCTCGGGATATTGGGACAGTTTAGCGGGACTCGTACTGTTCTTATTGGTAGGTAAATGGATGCAGCAAGTTACTTACAAGTACCTTTCCTTTGAACACGACTACAAATCTTACTTTCCTCTAGCTGTTAAAACGAAAGACGGAGAATTCAAGAACATTTCTGAACTTCAGCAAGGTGAAATCGTAGAAATCAAACATCAGGAACTCATACCGGCAGACTCCACCGTAATTTCCGGTAATGCGCTAGTCGACTACAGCTTTGTTACTGGAGAATCCGCTCCTATAGAAGTTCAAGAGGGAGAAAGTATATATGCAGGAGGCAGGCAATTAGGCACCCAGATTGATATCCGAATCGAAAAGCCGGTTTCAAAAAGCTACTTGACAGAACTATGGAACAATGAAGCATTCAAGAAAGAAAAGTCTTCTCGGACATCTCACTTTGCTAATATTTTCGCCAAATATTTTACCTATATAGCTATAGGTATAGCCCTTATCACAGGCATATATTGGAAAATAAATAATCCTGAACTCATGTGGAGAACAGTCACCGCTGTTCTAATGGTGGCCTGCCCCTGCGCACTTACCTTGGCCTTACCATTTGCCATGAATGCAGCCATGAGCATTTTGGGCAAGAACAAGTTCTTTGTCAAAAATCAAGGTATTATTCCATTATTGGCGGAAATAGACACCATAGCTTTTGACAAAACCGGTACCTTAACAGAAGGACATACGGGTCAAATTGCATACCATGGTCAAGAACTAAATATAGAAGAACTGAAATGGGTCAAATCCCTCACTTCCCAATCTTTACATCCCCTAAGTAAACTGTTGACCGCCCATATACCAGAAGCTACTTACTCCGTTTCTAACTTTAAGGAAATCAGAGGCCATGGCATAATGGGCAAGGTGGAAGGGCACGCACTACGTTTAGGTAGTGCTAGCTTCCTTCAGGTAAAAGACAGAGAACCTGGACAGGTCTGGATCGAAGTAGATGGAGTAATTAAAGGATATTACCAGATCGAAACAAAATACAGAAAGAACTGGGATGGGGTCCTTAATCGATTAAGCCAATACTATGACCTGAGATTAATTTCTGGAGATGGAGATAGAGACAAAAGAGTTTTAGCTCCGTATTTCTCAGATATGAGATTCCAACTAAAACCTCAGGATAAATTAAGCTATATACAAGCCCTTGACGGTAGGAAAGTCCTAATGATAGGAGATGGCTTAAATGACGCGGGAGCGTTGCGACAAGCACATGTAGGAGTAGCCTTAAGTGAGGACATCAATGCCTTTTCCCCAAGTTGTGACATCATACTGGATGCTGAAGGTTTCGGAAAACTAGGGAAATTCCTATCTTTCAGCAAAGCATCCATGCTAGTAGTAAGAGCAGCTTTTGCCCTTTCTATATTATATAATTTCATAGGACTTGGCTTAGCCACCAGTGGATACCTGAGCCCTCTGTATGCAGCCGTATTTATGCCATTAAGTTCTATGTCAGTAGTCCTATTCGCAGTAGGTTCTACTTATTTATTTGCCAAAATTAAAAAACTGATCTAA
- a CDS encoding PAS domain-containing sensor histidine kinase: MGERDFSDPSEGIFMYTTEGIFIVDQDGMIIRANPSAEKIFGYPENTLAGRRIEDLIPKRYHKSHPNHRKSFHGESQARSMGLGRDLYGLRLDGSEFPVEISLSPFSNSTGNFVIAFVIDISVRKEAELKLIAYKDELEKKVEERTLDLRSTIESLETIKNDLDDALKREQELGSMKSRFVSIASHEFRTPLATILSSLSLVEKYGNLNEIEKRDRHIQRIKSAVRNLTEILNDFLSLNRLEEGKVVISSETFEVDILMEEVYNQVLPLLKKDQTIVRQHTGSLRFKSDPRLITNILLNLLSNAIKFSANGKTIRLSSHLDDKGLVLKVKDEGIGIPAGERKRVFERFYRMSNAGEIQGTGLGLSIVSHYVTLLNGTISFESTENVGTEFTVVLPES; encoded by the coding sequence ATGGGTGAAAGGGACTTTTCAGATCCTTCGGAAGGGATTTTTATGTATACCACAGAGGGCATCTTTATCGTAGATCAAGATGGGATGATTATCCGAGCTAATCCTAGCGCGGAAAAGATATTTGGGTATCCTGAAAATACCTTGGCTGGAAGAAGAATTGAAGATCTGATACCAAAGAGATATCATAAATCTCATCCAAACCATAGAAAATCATTCCATGGTGAATCGCAAGCGCGCTCCATGGGTTTGGGGCGAGATTTATATGGATTGAGGTTAGATGGTTCTGAATTTCCGGTGGAGATCAGTTTGAGCCCTTTTTCCAATAGTACCGGAAATTTCGTGATCGCTTTTGTGATCGACATTAGTGTGAGAAAAGAAGCGGAATTAAAGCTAATTGCCTACAAAGACGAACTTGAAAAGAAAGTGGAAGAACGAACTCTTGACTTAAGGAGTACGATAGAAAGCTTAGAGACAATTAAGAATGATCTCGATGATGCTTTAAAGAGAGAGCAGGAACTGGGCTCTATGAAGAGTCGCTTTGTGTCTATTGCCTCTCATGAGTTCCGCACGCCATTAGCCACAATACTTTCATCCTTGTCTTTAGTAGAGAAATATGGCAATTTGAATGAAATAGAGAAGAGAGATAGGCATATTCAGAGGATAAAATCAGCCGTAAGAAATTTAACAGAGATCCTCAATGATTTTCTATCTCTAAATAGATTAGAAGAGGGTAAGGTTGTTATTTCTTCGGAGACTTTTGAAGTTGATATATTAATGGAAGAAGTCTATAATCAAGTTTTGCCCTTATTGAAAAAGGATCAGACTATAGTGAGGCAACATACGGGTTCATTGAGATTTAAATCCGATCCGAGGTTGATTACCAATATATTGTTGAATCTACTTTCGAATGCTATTAAGTTTTCTGCAAATGGAAAAACTATCCGCCTAAGTTCTCATCTTGATGATAAAGGCTTGGTGTTAAAGGTCAAAGATGAGGGGATTGGAATTCCGGCAGGGGAAAGAAAGAGAGTTTTTGAAAGATTCTACAGGATGAGTAATGCGGGGGAAATTCAAGGGACCGGATTGGGCTTGAGTATCGTGAGTCATTACGTGACCTTGTTAAACGGAACGATTTCATTTGAAAGCACAGAGAACGTGGGAACTGAATTCACAGTTGTCCTGCCTGAAAGTTAA
- a CDS encoding response regulator, with protein MRILLIEDNQEIRENICEILELDGFDVITAANGKEGLDLARESVPDLIVCDIMMPVMDGYTVLYFLSKEPKTADIPFIFLTAKAERLDFRKGMEMGADDYITKPFEDVELINAIRSRLKKKELVRKEYSKDMQGLDQLVSDAEGERALKNLIENREVRDYKKKTDIYREGDYPLYLYYLQSGKAKAYKTNEYGKELIINLYNEGDFIGYTDLIRESNFNETLTALEDCKVILIPRKIFSDLILKNPSVSIKFIQLISKNIQTIESELIKLAYNSVRKRVSESLLLFFKDETESLKVSREDLASKAGTSLETAIRTLSDFKDERLIEITGGRISLLDVDRLRNMRN; from the coding sequence ATGAGAATATTATTAATAGAGGATAACCAGGAGATTCGTGAGAACATTTGCGAGATTCTGGAATTGGATGGATTCGATGTCATTACTGCTGCTAATGGTAAGGAGGGTTTAGATTTAGCTAGAGAATCTGTCCCGGATCTTATTGTATGTGATATCATGATGCCGGTGATGGATGGGTATACTGTTCTTTATTTCTTATCCAAAGAGCCAAAGACTGCTGATATTCCCTTTATTTTCCTTACGGCTAAAGCTGAACGCTTAGACTTTAGAAAAGGTATGGAGATGGGGGCTGATGATTATATCACAAAGCCTTTTGAAGATGTAGAATTAATCAATGCTATCCGTAGTCGCCTGAAAAAAAAGGAACTGGTTAGGAAGGAGTATTCCAAGGATATGCAGGGTCTAGATCAGTTGGTATCCGATGCTGAAGGAGAAAGGGCCTTGAAAAACCTGATTGAAAACAGGGAAGTGAGGGATTACAAGAAGAAGACAGATATTTACAGGGAAGGAGACTATCCTTTATATTTATACTATCTGCAATCCGGTAAGGCCAAAGCTTACAAGACGAATGAATACGGGAAGGAGTTAATCATTAATCTTTACAATGAGGGGGATTTTATAGGTTATACGGACCTCATTCGGGAGTCTAATTTCAATGAAACCTTGACGGCTCTGGAAGATTGTAAGGTGATTTTGATCCCCAGAAAGATCTTCTCGGATTTGATCCTTAAAAATCCATCCGTTTCTATAAAGTTTATTCAATTGATTTCAAAGAATATTCAAACCATAGAGTCGGAGCTGATTAAGCTAGCTTATAATTCGGTTAGAAAAAGAGTTTCAGAGTCTTTATTGCTTTTCTTCAAAGATGAAACAGAATCACTAAAAGTGAGTAGGGAAGATTTAGCTTCCAAGGCGGGCACTTCCTTAGAAACGGCCATTCGTACTTTGTCAGACTTTAAAGATGAAAGATTAATAGAGATAACGGGAGGGAGAATATCCCTTTTGGATGTTGATCGTTTGCGTAATATGCGTAATTAA